The following are from one region of the Ignavibacteria bacterium genome:
- a CDS encoding indolepyruvate oxidoreductase subunit beta codes for MMKNNIGKNILFAGVGGQGILLISELTARAAIHTDFDVKKTEVHGAAQRGGSVVSHVRFAEKVYSPISKTGEVDILLSLEKLEGLRWAHYVKDGGIILLNNEERSPQPMTEKKVEYPQNIEEFLSSKGYNVQIIDAVSMASAMGNYRAANTILLGAMASHTGIDDEHWFAVMKENLNPKILELNLQAFEMGKKLSQKVLSVA; via the coding sequence ATGATGAAGAACAATATTGGAAAAAACATTCTCTTTGCTGGCGTTGGCGGACAAGGAATTTTACTGATTTCCGAACTCACTGCACGCGCCGCAATTCACACTGATTTTGATGTAAAGAAAACGGAAGTGCACGGTGCAGCACAACGCGGTGGAAGTGTTGTAAGCCACGTGCGCTTTGCTGAAAAAGTTTATTCGCCGATTTCCAAAACGGGAGAAGTGGATATTCTTCTTTCGCTGGAAAAATTGGAAGGACTTCGCTGGGCGCACTATGTGAAAGACGGCGGAATAATTTTACTCAACAATGAAGAACGTTCGCCGCAACCGATGACAGAAAAGAAAGTTGAGTATCCACAAAACATCGAAGAATTTCTTTCAAGCAAAGGATATAACGTGCAAATAATTGATGCTGTTTCAATGGCAAGCGCAATGGGAAATTATCGCGCGGCAAATACAATCCTTCTCGGCGCAATGGCTTCGCATACGGGAATTGACGATGAACATTGGTTCGCCGTGATGAAAGAAAATCTCAATCCGAAAATTTTGGAATTGAATTTGCAAGCGTTTGAGATGGGAAAGAAATTATCGCAAAAAGTTTTATCAGTTGCATAA